From the genome of Chanodichthys erythropterus isolate Z2021 chromosome 17, ASM2448905v1, whole genome shotgun sequence:
AAGTTGTTAGGAagtgtttcaagaaaaatcctctgctctcatccagaaacaatctccagcatattcagttgtcagacatcTATGGTCAGattaaactaaaacaagagctttttggcagcaaacccaccagatgggtttggtgcacacatggataaaaagtatcccatgcccacagttaaatatactgctggatttttaatgttgtgggcctatttttccgCTGGAGGTCCTGAACATCTTGTTCAGAGACATGGCATCAttgattctatcaaatactaacagataaaaatcaaaacctgaatGCTTCTGCTAGAAATTTTATAATGGGCCGTGATTGGATCTTCCAtcgggacaatgatccaaaacaaacacaaaaatgtcactgagcacaaaatgaagcttcttccatggccatcccagtcccctgacctgaaccctaaagaaaatgagtggagtgaacttaAGAGAAGCACCACCAACATAGAgttgggaatctgaaggatctggagaaattttgcatgaaggaatggtctctgatctcttgtcaggtgttctccaaactcatcaggcattataggtgaagactcagagctgttatttTGGTAAAAGGGCGTTgcaataattgggtgccaataattgtggccaacgtgaactagagaaaaatatttatttcataatgagcttttccccccattttcaattgttttactttaataaaaggttagaattttgtgacttttttgaatgaaagagcaaaaggataaacaatgcagatttattttcacagccagctttgctcatatttactaagggtgccaataattgtggagggcatTGTAAGTTACATGTCTTTCGTTACTCCCCAACcctgtttaaagggatagttcaccccaaaatgaaaatgttatgtttatctgcttacccccagggcattgaagatgtaggtgactttgtttcttcagtagaacacaaatgatcatttttaactccaactgtcgCGGTCTGTCAGCTGTATAATGCGTGTAaatgggaacttcgtctataagagtcaaaaaaacacgacagacaatccaaattaaaccctgcagctcgtgacgacacattgatgtcctaagacatgaaacgatcggtttgtgtgagaaaccgaacagtatttatataattttttacctctaaaacacctctatgtccaactgccctccacatctggttagtgaggtctgaacgcgctctgacaagtgatgtctcgcacttaTTGAAGCAAAGCGCAAGACATCAGTTCCGTCAGCAGAGcacgttttttgacctcactaaccggatattttagaggtaaaaaattatataaacactgttcggtttctcacacaaaccgatcgtttagtgtcttaggacatcaatgtgtcgtcacgagccgcagtgtttaatttggatttgtctgtcgtgttttttttactcttatagatggagttcccatttaCACGCATTATGCGACTGACAGACCGCgtcagttggagttaaaaatcatcatgtgtgttctactgaagaaacaaagtcacctacatcttggatgccctgggggtaagcagataaacatcaaattttcatttttgggtgaactatccctttaacacttaGGGCACTTTTTTCCAAGtcttcatttattttctttctttttttaaaatgtcgCAATAAATATCATATTGTGGACTTTATATCGAGGAATTATCGTACTGTGAGATTTTGATATTGTTACATCcctactatttaaaaaaaaaaaaaaaaagcattctttcttttttttggctTTTGTGAAACATACTATGTTgttgcattttttaaagaaaatcataTAAAGAAAcatatagggtgaattcaggttgattgggacactttttatCTCAGTTGCAAAATCACCCTTAATTCACCCTAATCAAGTTTCATCAACAGTATTtgtgaatgaacaaatgaattactttttttataaatactgtattttGAGACTCATTTTTCATTCTGACAGGACATGGTCACTAAAGGGTCGATTCATCTTCATCAAGCATTGGATAAAAAGGTCTATTTCAAAGAAGCAACGATACTCGTTCCACCCCACTGGAATAGTAAGGATTTTACCAAAGCAAGAACAGAGTCCTATGAAAAGGTACAGATAATTATGCCATTTTATCTTATGTGCCAATATTAACGTTTAATCATTTCATTAACATACTGCTGACAACTTCAATGTGAAATCAGGCAAACATAAGAATTGATAATGCTAATCCAGCATATGGTGATGAACCCTACACTCTTCAATATGGTGAATGTGGAGCTGAGGCTCAGTTCATTCATTTCACCCCAAACTTCCTCCGAGACGACACTCTCATTAAGACTTATGGGTCAAGAGGTGAATGTCATTTGTTATCCTTCAACATCTATCCAGGTTAATGCACTAatctctttgttttttttaacatgaatatttgtttgtttgtttgcaggAAATGTCTTGGTTCATGAATGGGCTCATCTGAGATGGGGCGTGTATGATGAATACAGTGACACAAATCCATTCTACTACTCTAATGGTCGTATTAAAGCTACAAGGTTTTGTCATGAAAACGAGCACAATTATGAAGCCCCATacttgcaaaacaaaaaatgtggcAAAGCAACACGGACTGTGATATTTGAGGATTCTGTTGATAAAGACGCACTTCGTTCTCTGAAACCACTGCTGTCCTCTCCACCAGCGCCAACTTTCAAAGTTGTGCAGCGAAAACATCGGGTTGTTTGTCTCGTCCTTGATGTCTCAGGAAGCATGCATGTATGCCATAACATTAACTTTACTTGAAAACAAAGATGCTTCCAATTATTATAACCTTCAATGCCCTATGAGCTTAATCACTTTGAAACTTGAGAAAGCATTAAACCTGATATCacatgcattgtttttattgcACCCATTTTCTAGGGCTCCAGAATGCGTCGACTACAGCAGGGTGCCACACATTTCCTGCAGCACATCGAGGATAAAGCCAGTGTTGGAATTGTAACCTTTAGTTCTAATGCTACAACTCTGAGCCCCTTGACTACTATTGACAATAATTCGGCACGAAACAAACTCATTGAATTGTTGCCAAAAGTAGCAAAAGGAGGGACACACATTTGTAAAGGTCTCAATCTTGGCTTACAGGTGCAATATTGATCATGTTTATGATGTGTTAAGTATATAgcctacagtttttttttataccaaTGTTCTGTATTTGTCTTCAAAACTTAAAGGTACTCAAAAATGACAATGGGGATGTGATGGGGGATGAAATCATTTTTCTGACAGATGGTGAAGCATCAGACAATATTAATAGTTGTGTTCCAGCTGCAATTGAAAGTGACGCCATTATAAACACAATGGCTTTGGGTGATAAAGCAGCTAAAGCACTGAGGGAAATGGCTGCCAAAACTGGTAAGTACCATCATCACATAATGATGTACAGTGTTCCAgaaagtctaaataaaaaaagagagttCCAAGAGCTCCAAGTTCCATGtgaattttttggggggggtttTTGGGTTAATTTCTAAATTTATTATAGTAGGCCTTGATCTATAGGTGGATCTTGACATGAAAAATTTTGGGAACTAACAAAATTTCAAAGCAATTGGCAAATCTACAAACATATGATGCTAAAAGAATAACAAATTACCTGAGCCACATTAGTAACTTTTAACCAATTGATCCCAAGGTGatttttgttatatattgtttGATGTTTTGGTATGTAtgtgtgaaaaatgcaaaaatgtagtAAATCATAATATTCATATTATGAATACCTGTTTATTATCCAGTGCATATTTCTCATATGTTTTATGTTGGAATTAGGGGGGAAATTTTTCACAGCCAGTGACGACATTCTCTCTAATCAGCtactgaatggatttttttcACTTAAACTACCAACAGGAGATCAAACAAAAGATCCAGTTCAGGTTTGACAAGTGATCGCTCATTGCTCATGGTAAAACACTTTAAGATTATTATGAATATtctaataattcatttttatcaCCACTTTAGATAGACAgtgtggggaaaaaaacatcagACTGGTTCAATGGGACAATATTAGTGGATCAGACCATTGGTAACAAAACCAGCTTTACAATAACCTATGAAACAAGTTTACCTGACATTTCCATACAGTCACAAAATGACTCAACCTACAAACAAATACAGATGCATCACTATGAATCAGCAAAAACAGTCACTTTAAAAGTTCCAGGAACTGCACAGGTGACAAACTACACAAGATTTAATTAACTTTcctaaaacattttcattaattattcatctAATAATACTATTGTGTGTTTGCTAGCCTGGGGACTGGAAGTACAGTATCCAAACTACAATAAGTCAGTCTCTGACTGTAACAGCAACGAGTCAAGCGGCGCGAGCTGATGTTCCTCCTATCGTTGTCAAAGCCCACATGAACCAGCAGTTCAGTGACGGCACTAAACCCTTGATAGTGTTTGCTGAGGTCAGTCAGAATTACATGTCTGTAATAAAGGCTGAAGTGTGGGCTACACTGGAGTCCGAATCTGGGTCCGCAGAAGAATTACAACTCCTGGACAATGGAGCAGGTAAATTACCCATCATTTTTGTTTCAAGTGTGCACTCAACTCAGATTTACACTATAAGTccaaaagtgcaaataaatcaAGTATTATTTTACAGGAGCTGATGCTTTCAACGATGATGGCATTTATTCCAGATATTTCACACAGATGAAAAAAGGGAGTAGCAGCTTGAAAGTAAGAGTGAAGAATCTAGATGGACAAGCCAGATTTACTGTCCAAAAAAGGGGTGGTGCCCCATACGTACCTGGATATGTGGTAAACGGTAAATCGTGGGATTGAGACTCTTAAAGCAAACTGTTCAAACATTTGTCCAAGTGGTGTTTGAGGAGAAACCCCCTGATAtgggtgtacagtagtacagGAAAGGCAAaaacatataaacatataaatgcaAAACATATAAATACTTCATTAATTAATTCAATTCCTCAACTTTAAATTTACTAATGCGGTTCTTCTCATTTCAGGTGTAGTAGAGCTGAACCCTCCAAAGCCTCCAGTTTCTGAGGAATCACTCGAGGTTGGAAGATTTACCAGGACAGCCACTGGTGAGAGTTTTGAGGTGGCTTTTACAGGCTCAACCCCACCAAATTTCCCTCCTAACAGAATCACAGATCTGAGTGCTGAGAtccaggaggactctgtgcttcTCAGCTGGACGGCTCCTGGTGAGGACCTCGACCAAGGGACAGGTAAAGCATACAGTTACTATACCAGAATTTAAAATACAAAGTTTTTCATCTTCACTGACAACATAAGAGTAGTTTCAAATTTAGATCATGAAATAATGATAATTTAATTGTCTTGCATGGCATGTTTCTTTTGCTTTAAGCTAAATCCTATGAGATCAGGTGGAGCTATGACCTTCAAATGCTTTGTGAAAACTTCAGCAATGCTCATGTAGTCAACACAGCTGCCGTCTCACCGCTGGAGGCTGGATCAGTTGAACAGCATTCATTCAATCTCAGTTTCACAATCCAAAATGGCAGCACACTTTTCTTTGCAGTTCAGTCTGAGGACAAAGAAAATGCAAAATCTGAAACCTCTAACATCGCTCAAGCTTCAAAGATCCTCCCTGATCCAACCCCCTCTGCAATATCAAACCCAGGCTTGAATTTGACAGTTCTAGTAATTTCGTTGTGTGTAATAATTATGGTCATATGCTTTGTTGGTGCTGTAATCACATGGTCAGAGAGACGCAGAAAAACTTTGATATAAGCAGCAATTGGGAATTAACAATTTGGAATCCAACAACTTTAGAACATTacttaaaataaccattttgaTCAGACAGAATTTCTTACTTTCTGAATATTTTTTCAAGTACATGTATTGCTATCTCATTTAGAAGTCACATTTATAATAGATTCTCAGTCGATTTATCTTCCTCTGAAATGTGAGTGACTTTAAAtacaaaagaataaaattatttttgtacagTAAGGCATGtattaaacttttattatgatGATTTAAAGCACATTTTTAGTTAAGTCAGTCTTTGAATTTTAAATGGGGACCAAATTCAATACTTTTCAAAGTATTGAATTTGTTTTTGGGCTCAACTATGTTGTCATGCTTGAGTGCTCAAAAAgacactttatttttcatattattttatattgttgcagcacctttcttcccagtctgtcagtaatgcttttagttcctgtctctgtgAAGCCCCTCCTACCGAAAAGCTCAATGTTCTCTGATTGGtggtgtgttgtgattggtcaaccacttTGAGTGTTTTTTTGGAAATGTCACTCCCCTTAACATAACCGTGAGTTTCAAGACACTACTactaagggtacgtttacatgacaattATGTATTCaaaatggaaatgttttttctttgtataattctgtgaaaatgactaaaaacacatATCTGGCCTCTAGTTGGTAATGTCAgtttgtaaagaaagactacactcctgcacacatacacacatttttttcacaGAGCACCAAACGTTTAAGCCCATAGGCTaaacatataataaaaatgtgcatgctgtcactgttttcacagatttacgtatttgtagtttacatggagacgacaacggtatcattttcaaaaacttccactttgaaacccgttttcaaaagtttgcattttcaggcccccaaaatgtttttgtcatgtaaatgagTGGCCAAAACGTATGAAAAGGTAAATTTAAGAAACTCAACCAGGCATCACcccccttcttttttttttatgcataagCCTTGGACAGAAATTATTTATATGAAGAATATCATGACGTGAATGTTCCTGGAagaaactcaagactacaatcgaggcgttaaaggattagttcactttcaaattaaaatttcctgataatttactaacAACcttgtcattcaagatgttcatgtctttctttcttcagtcgaaaagaaattaaagtccCTGTGAAGTTGCAAacaacttttctccagtgttgtgatgtATTTacaagtgaaacggaatattgaataaAGGGAAggttttactttagcgctcctcctctccatctctcgctcatagcagactacgGTTTGAGGTGAGTGTTTTAagtgttttcaacccaagccgtcaaactgacgtcatcagagaagggacgccattccagaccggaagtaacttttcagattttgattaaagattaccgcgactatttttttctgtgtaataacttgcacggattaattgttcactacaagactagtaatatgcactaacaaagtaaacggtcaattttgatttcatgccgactttaaggtttttgatgaaaacattccaagatttttctccatatagtggacttcaatggagcccaaacggttgaaggtcaaaattacagtttcattgcagcttcaaaatgttctacacgatcccagacgaggaataagcgTCTTATCTacagaaaccattgctcattttctaaaaaaacaaaaataaaaattttatacattttaaccataaatgttcatcttgaactagctctcttcttctctattagaattacagcagtgtagacactgctaagtgtattattgccctccacaggttaaagtttgaactaactgttatatacttgcactagcatattgtatatgacaatttagttcaaactttgacctgtggagggcagtaatacacttaccAGTGTCTACACtactggaattcaaatagagaagaagaagagagctagttcaagatgagcatttatggttaaaacgtataaaattaatttttttttagaaaatgagcgatggtttctctagataagacccttatttctcgtcagggatcgctgtaaactgtaattttgaccttcaactgtttggaggccattgaagtccactataaggaaaataatcctggaatgttttcatcaaaaaccttaatttcttttcgactgaagaaagaaagacatgaacatcttggatgacatgggggtgagtaaatgatcaggaaattttaatttgaaagtaaactaatcctttaagcacccaaaaaattctgttatcatttactcaccctcatgtcattccaaacccgcaagactttagttcatcttcagaacaaatgaagatattttaaatgaaatgtgaGAGATTTCTGTTCATCCACTGACAGTCCATGCATCTACCACTTTgtcgcttcaaaaagttcataaagagatcataaaactaatccatatatGAATCGAGTGGTTTAATCCAAATTCTCCAAAGAGACTCGATTGCTTATATGATGAACATATAATTCACTGATCTAATGACTGAGCTTTTTATGAGCAAAATGCGATTTTTGTACTGGGTCTCCGTTTTaatcagaaaatttgaataacACATTGCTCACTAAACACTTCAAACCTCCTGCAAGATTTActtacacacagacatcaagaatcagcttatgaatctcaacaatgctGACAATGGTGCTGCTGAAGGACAAAATACCCAGAGTAACATTGATAAATTACTGTTACTCCAGACCTTGCCTGAAGCCGATTTGGTAGGCTATGTATTCTATTGATTTTTAATTTGGaaaatatgttaatataatgtttataaGAGCTTAGCAGACAGGTAATTATTAAGACAATAGAAATAATTAGACAATAGAcagtaaaaataattaattagatgtaaaaaaaataagcctaatataaaataatatttgttcAATTTCACATAAGCTACTGTAGCAGTTTTACTCTGGTTGTGTTTTGTTGCTATCAAAGAAGACGATACGGGTGGAGCAGGTCTCAGGATGATGTATTCTGAAGAAGCAGGTCTGCACAGAGCACAATTAATGTTTTTTGGGATACACGTCTCTCCCCTTCAGTGGTCCATACAGCATGGAGAAAGCAGCACTCTTGTTTGAAGAGCGAGAGAAAGCACAACCGACCTCGTCAATAGCAAATGTGCTTCTAAAGATCACAATTTATGTGAgttttgtatactgttatattgtttacatttgattctgaatgaatttgaggctgtgatccgtggctaacagctaatgctacactgttggagagatttatatagaatgaagttgtgtttatgaattatacagactgcaagtgtttaaaaatgaaaatagcgacggctcttgtctctgtgaatacattaagaaacgatggtaactttaaccacgtttaacagtacattagcaacatgctaacaaaacatttagaaagacaatttacaaatatcactaaaaatatcatgatattgatatcatggatcatgtcagttattattgctccatctgccatttttcgctattgttcttgcttgcttacctagtctgttgattcagctgtgcacatccagacgttctgcccttgtctaatgcctttcataatgttgggaacatgggctggcatatgcaaatattgagggCAAATATTgagggcgtacaccccgactgttacgtaacagtcagtgttatgttgagattcgcctgttcttcggcggtcttttaaacaaatgagatttatataaggaggaggaaacaatggagtttgagactcactgtatgtcatttccatatactgaactcttgttatttaactatgccaagataaattcaatttttagtTTGAGGGCACCTTTAGAGAAATCTCATTACCAGCACTCTTGTTTGAAGAGCGAGAGAAAGCACAACCGACCTCGTCAATAGCAAATGTGCTTCTAAAGATGGCGCTGTTCACACATTGCGGTCATCGCGGTATTGTGTGCGTCACCATTATGTGCCCCATAAATATTCTGCATTAACGGTTCCTACTAGAATTAATTATGCATGTTATGCCTCATTATAACtctgaaacaaacacaaacatgagaatataagtcaagtcaagtcaaatttatttatatagcgcttttacaattggtaattgtttcaaagcagctttacatattagaagcacagaaaaaagggaagtggttaaaaataagctgtacaaacaagcatggtaatatgtaacatatacaagatggtgctacattaagccaatgtcagCTGACTCcgaggggtggaaaaaaaaccctaggagaaaaacccagcgtgctagcactgggaaaaaaagtcctaggagggaaaaaaacccttggaagatatatatatataatatatgtaaatggatatggagatcaaaatctgaattatacatttttattatagagattaaaaatagattatatataaatatatgtaagcggatacggggattaaaaatctgaattatagatgcagccagaactggatctgtaggcccattgtctcctgggctacgttgtagtcaggtccagacacaggttctccatctgatctggatacggcctggatccagcacccggcaaacctcaggataagcagagagacagatattagcgtagatgccattcttattctgatgtacaggcagaggtgggaagtccaggggtcagagagtaaaagtcctgccatatttttattccacccactgaagcattaatgagataaaagtgtttaattgagtgatgattgaccattattgaagacgcctgatgataacaagcagaatcaccaaaggagaaaatcactatttttaagttaccatcatcgaggtcagggtttgttttagttgagctcttgacccttgacttttttaGGTTAGATATTGTTtaggcagttttaactgcattaaaaccgaCCTGACAAgtaaagttaaaagatgatcaggtggtgttggttatgatTTCGCATAATCATCATTTGATAAGAATGCATTACAACgttttattattctcaccactgttgagattcacagactgattcttgatgtcgatgtgtttaaatgacatttcgttttttttaaatcagagctttaaaaaaatatatttttatattggtttaagttgatcttctgctgtagaatcacagtgctgctgtaatcaataatgtaaatctaactaagattgagctctaaataaaaaaacaagtgtcaagagctcaactaaaacgaaccctgacctcgatgatggtaacttaaaaatagtgattttctcctttggtgattctgcttgttatcatcaggtgtcttcaataatggtcaatcatcactcaattaaacacttatttatctcattaatgcttcagtgggtggaataaaaatatggcaggacttttactctctgacccctggacttcccacctctgtgtacaggtatatctagtgttataggaaatgttctcggttccggccgacctaattattgcagcgtaacaatcctttaacggatttgaaaaatgttaatgtgttatgtgtatgcaagagcaaagagatgtgcttttagtctagatttaaactgacagagtgcgtctgcttcccgaacaatgctaggaagattgttccagagtttaggtgctaaataggaaaaggatctgccgccttcagttgattttgatattctgggtattatcaactggcctgaattctgagatcgcaataaacgtgaaggactataatgcattaagagctcacttaggtactggggagctaaaccatttagagctttataagtaagtagcaagattttaaaatcagaggtggaaagtccaggggtcagaaagtaaaagtcctgccatatttttactccacccactgaagcggtattaaagttaatgagataattaagtgtttaattgagtgatgattgaggcattattgaagacacctgatgataacaagcagaatcaccaaaggagaaaatcacaatttttttacCCGCCATCACAGAGGTCatggtttgctttagttgagcgcttgacccttgactttttaatgttagagTTTGTTTGGGCTGCTGTAGCTGAGTTATaacaaccagacaagcaaagagaaaagatgatcaggtggtgttggttatgatttcacataatcattatttgatctgaatcactgaactcatttaagagcccaatctctgagttagatttacattgccgattacagcagcactgtgaatATACAGCAGAACCagatccaattttttttttttttcaaaataatccaAAGGTTTTATCAAAAGTTGTTCTAAATAAAAAGATTTCTCTCATTTAGACACACAGAGATCaagaatcagtctgtgaatctcaacagtggtgactgTCAAAAAGAATgatgcaatgcattctgggtgccaccaatcaaaattcatccacggctcccatcatgcattgctgcatgaataaattatgagcttaattgttttagtaattttctttattctcactattttgttttttgctgtttttatgtgactttttagcagcttgttttctaatgtttagagttgatctgtttatcagaatatgttgcttgtcaccgtcattgagattcacaggctgattcttgatgtctgtgtgtgcctaacagaaagttctttttttttttttgatcagaacaacttttaagaatttcttcatattttatcgataaagctgatcttctgaatcacagtgctgctgtaatcaataatgtaaatctaactaagattgggctctaaatgaattcagtgattcagatcaaataatgattatgtgaaaacataaccaacaccagctgatcatttttttttttttttctttgcttgtctggctgttataactTAATTACAGCAGCCCAAAGAAATTCTAAGAttaaaagtcaagggtcaagagcccaactaaagcaaactcTGATCTCTGTGATGGtgtcttaaaaatagtgattttctcctttggtgattctgcttgttatcatcaggtgtcttcaataatggtcaatcatcactcaattaatcacttatttatctcattaactttaacataaaacaaaacaaaaatatggcaggacttttactttctgacccctggactttccacctctgtttaaaatctatacgatgtttaataggaagccaatgtaatgttgacagaactgggctaatatggtcatactttctggttctagtaagaactctatgTTAGTGAATGTTATGAttgatagtgtcaaaagcagcactgagatct
Proteins encoded in this window:
- the LOC137004690 gene encoding calcium-activated chloride channel regulator 1-like isoform X1; its protein translation is MDSRTVLVLLWMLLSSSTGIKLDGNGYVDVTIAISSRVRQDNTLIDKIKCLFTAAEDMVTKGSIHLHQALDKKVYFKEATILVPPHWNSKDFTKARTESYEKANIRIDNANPAYGDEPYTLQYGECGAEAQFIHFTPNFLRDDTLIKTYGSRGNVLVHEWAHLRWGVYDEYSDTNPFYYSNGRIKATRFCHENEHNYEAPYLQNKKCGKATRTVIFEDSVDKDALRSLKPLLSSPPAPTFKVVQRKHRVVCLVLDVSGSMHGSRMRRLQQGATHFLQHIEDKASVGIVTFSSNATTLSPLTTIDNNSARNKLIELLPKVAKGGTHICKGLNLGLQVLKNDNGDVMGDEIIFLTDGEASDNINSCVPAAIESDAIINTMALGDKAAKALREMAAKTGGKFFTASDDILSNQLLNGFFSLKLPTGDQTKDPVQIDSVGKKTSDWFNGTILVDQTIGNKTSFTITYETSLPDISIQSQNDSTYKQIQMHHYESAKTVTLKVPGTAQPGDWKYSIQTTISQSLTVTATSQAARADVPPIVVKAHMNQQFSDGTKPLIVFAEVSQNYMSVIKAEVWATLESESGSAEELQLLDNGAGADAFNDDGIYSRYFTQMKKGSSSLKVRVKNLDGQARFTVQKRGGAPYVPGYVVNGVVELNPPKPPVSEESLEVGRFTRTATGESFEVAFTGSTPPNFPPNRITDLSAEIQEDSVLLSWTAPGEDLDQGTAKSYEIRWSYDLQMLCENFSNAHVVNTAAVSPLEAGSVEQHSFNLSFTIQNGSTLFFAVQSEDKENAKSETSNIAQASKILPDPTPSAISNPGLNLTVLVISLCVIIMVICFVGAVITWSERRRKTLI
- the LOC137004690 gene encoding calcium-activated chloride channel regulator 1-like isoform X2, coding for MDSRTVLVLLWMLLSSSTGIKLDGNGYVDVTIAISSRVRQDNTLIDKIKDMVTKGSIHLHQALDKKVYFKEATILVPPHWNSKDFTKARTESYEKANIRIDNANPAYGDEPYTLQYGECGAEAQFIHFTPNFLRDDTLIKTYGSRGNVLVHEWAHLRWGVYDEYSDTNPFYYSNGRIKATRFCHENEHNYEAPYLQNKKCGKATRTVIFEDSVDKDALRSLKPLLSSPPAPTFKVVQRKHRVVCLVLDVSGSMHGSRMRRLQQGATHFLQHIEDKASVGIVTFSSNATTLSPLTTIDNNSARNKLIELLPKVAKGGTHICKGLNLGLQVLKNDNGDVMGDEIIFLTDGEASDNINSCVPAAIESDAIINTMALGDKAAKALREMAAKTGGKFFTASDDILSNQLLNGFFSLKLPTGDQTKDPVQIDSVGKKTSDWFNGTILVDQTIGNKTSFTITYETSLPDISIQSQNDSTYKQIQMHHYESAKTVTLKVPGTAQPGDWKYSIQTTISQSLTVTATSQAARADVPPIVVKAHMNQQFSDGTKPLIVFAEVSQNYMSVIKAEVWATLESESGSAEELQLLDNGAGADAFNDDGIYSRYFTQMKKGSSSLKVRVKNLDGQARFTVQKRGGAPYVPGYVVNGVVELNPPKPPVSEESLEVGRFTRTATGESFEVAFTGSTPPNFPPNRITDLSAEIQEDSVLLSWTAPGEDLDQGTAKSYEIRWSYDLQMLCENFSNAHVVNTAAVSPLEAGSVEQHSFNLSFTIQNGSTLFFAVQSEDKENAKSETSNIAQASKILPDPTPSAISNPGLNLTVLVISLCVIIMVICFVGAVITWSERRRKTLI
- the LOC137004690 gene encoding calcium-activated chloride channel regulator 1-like isoform X3, which translates into the protein MSIEKLFLQTLDMVTKGSIHLHQALDKKVYFKEATILVPPHWNSKDFTKARTESYEKANIRIDNANPAYGDEPYTLQYGECGAEAQFIHFTPNFLRDDTLIKTYGSRGNVLVHEWAHLRWGVYDEYSDTNPFYYSNGRIKATRFCHENEHNYEAPYLQNKKCGKATRTVIFEDSVDKDALRSLKPLLSSPPAPTFKVVQRKHRVVCLVLDVSGSMHGSRMRRLQQGATHFLQHIEDKASVGIVTFSSNATTLSPLTTIDNNSARNKLIELLPKVAKGGTHICKGLNLGLQVLKNDNGDVMGDEIIFLTDGEASDNINSCVPAAIESDAIINTMALGDKAAKALREMAAKTGGKFFTASDDILSNQLLNGFFSLKLPTGDQTKDPVQIDSVGKKTSDWFNGTILVDQTIGNKTSFTITYETSLPDISIQSQNDSTYKQIQMHHYESAKTVTLKVPGTAQPGDWKYSIQTTISQSLTVTATSQAARADVPPIVVKAHMNQQFSDGTKPLIVFAEVSQNYMSVIKAEVWATLESESGSAEELQLLDNGAGADAFNDDGIYSRYFTQMKKGSSSLKVRVKNLDGQARFTVQKRGGAPYVPGYVVNGVVELNPPKPPVSEESLEVGRFTRTATGESFEVAFTGSTPPNFPPNRITDLSAEIQEDSVLLSWTAPGEDLDQGTAKSYEIRWSYDLQMLCENFSNAHVVNTAAVSPLEAGSVEQHSFNLSFTIQNGSTLFFAVQSEDKENAKSETSNIAQASKILPDPTPSAISNPGLNLTVLVISLCVIIMVICFVGAVITWSERRRKTLI